One window of the Rhizorhabdus dicambivorans genome contains the following:
- a CDS encoding phytoene desaturase family protein, with translation MTTRQDVVIIGGGHNGLVCAYYLAVKGLKVRILERRAVVGGAAVTEEFHPGFRNSVASYTVSLLQPRVIRDMKLHERGLRVVERPISNFLPLQDGGYLKLGGGLDRTQAEFRRFSARDAEVLPAYYDALDGVADVLRDLALRIPPNAGGGLIELLRAAAQGRPILGAGLHLQRDMLDLFVKSARTFLDGWFEHDAIKAAFGFDAVVGNYASPDTPGSAYVLLHHVFGEVNGKKGAWGHAIGGMGAITQAMRAACEDHGVVIDTDAAVERVLVDGGRAVGVRLADGSEHMAPVVASNVGPGLLYRKLIDQADLDADFRHRMKGFRAGSGTFRMNVALSELPSFTALPGQGEHHQSGIIIAPTLDYMDRAFTDARAFGWSKAPIVEMLIPSTVDDSLAPAGSHVASLFCQQFAPELPDGRSWDDEREAAADHIIATVEAHAPGFAKSVVGRQILSPLDLERTFGLVGGDIMHGHMALDQLWSARPILGHGHYRGPIKGLYMCGAGSHPGGGVTGAPGHNAAQAILADRGLGRLFGFG, from the coding sequence GTGACCACCAGGCAGGATGTCGTCATCATCGGCGGCGGGCATAACGGCCTCGTCTGCGCCTATTATCTGGCGGTGAAAGGCCTCAAGGTCCGCATCCTCGAGCGGCGCGCCGTCGTCGGCGGCGCGGCGGTAACGGAGGAATTCCATCCCGGCTTCCGCAATTCGGTCGCGAGCTACACGGTCAGCCTGCTCCAGCCGCGCGTGATCCGCGACATGAAGCTGCACGAGCGCGGGCTGCGCGTGGTCGAGCGGCCGATCTCCAATTTTCTGCCGCTTCAGGACGGCGGCTATCTGAAGCTGGGGGGCGGGCTGGACCGCACCCAGGCGGAGTTCCGGCGCTTTTCGGCCCGGGACGCGGAGGTGCTGCCGGCCTATTATGACGCGCTCGACGGGGTGGCGGACGTGCTGCGCGATCTCGCCCTCCGGATACCACCCAATGCCGGCGGCGGGTTGATCGAATTGTTGCGTGCGGCGGCGCAGGGCAGGCCGATCCTGGGGGCGGGCCTTCACCTCCAGCGCGACATGCTCGACCTGTTCGTGAAGAGCGCACGGACCTTCCTCGATGGCTGGTTCGAGCATGATGCGATCAAGGCGGCCTTCGGCTTCGACGCGGTGGTCGGCAACTATGCCAGCCCCGACACGCCGGGGTCCGCCTATGTGCTGCTCCACCATGTCTTCGGGGAGGTGAACGGCAAGAAGGGCGCCTGGGGCCATGCGATCGGCGGCATGGGCGCCATCACCCAGGCGATGAGGGCCGCCTGCGAAGACCATGGCGTGGTGATCGACACCGACGCCGCCGTGGAGCGGGTGCTCGTCGACGGCGGCAGGGCGGTGGGCGTGCGGCTCGCCGACGGCAGCGAGCATATGGCGCCGGTCGTGGCGTCGAACGTCGGGCCGGGCTTGCTCTACCGCAAGCTGATCGACCAGGCCGATCTCGATGCCGATTTCCGGCACCGGATGAAGGGTTTCCGGGCGGGTTCGGGCACGTTCCGGATGAACGTCGCGCTCAGCGAACTGCCCAGCTTCACCGCCTTGCCGGGGCAGGGGGAACATCACCAGAGCGGCATCATCATCGCCCCGACGCTCGACTATATGGACCGCGCCTTCACCGATGCCCGCGCCTTCGGATGGTCGAAGGCGCCGATCGTCGAGATGCTGATCCCGTCGACCGTCGACGACAGCCTCGCACCCGCCGGGAGCCATGTCGCCAGCCTGTTCTGCCAGCAATTCGCGCCCGAACTGCCCGACGGCCGAAGCTGGGACGACGAGCGGGAGGCGGCCGCCGACCATATCATCGCGACGGTCGAGGCCCATGCGCCGGGCTTCGCGAAATCGGTGGTGGGCCGGCAGATATTGTCGCCGCTCGATCTGGAACGCACCTTCGGGCTGGTCGGCGGTGACATCATGCATGGCCATATGGCGCTCGACCAGCTCTGGTCGGCCCGGCCGATCCTCGGCCATGGCCATTATCGCGGGCCGATCAAGGGCCTCTACATGTGTGGTGCGGGCAGCCATCCCGGCGGCGGCGTCACCGGCGCGCCGGGCCACAATGCCGCGCAGGCGATCCTGGCGGACCGGGGGCTCGGCCGCCTCTTCGGCTTCGGCTGA